The Apostichopus japonicus isolate 1M-3 chromosome 12, ASM3797524v1, whole genome shotgun sequence sequence CACGAACATCGCCGCGATTGGCTGGTGTGGTCGCATTTACTATCATATAGCAGGAACCGTTCAAAAAGGTATCGAAATTCCTTGGACAATCTGTAAATAGAAATGCGCAATGCCGTCATATCATTGCTTTGTCTTTAACCTCATTTGCTGAgtctcaaaacaaaaacaaaagtcgcCACGAATATTACTGTCCGAAATAGGGCGCCTGTCCATTGTACTTTGCTTACTGTTTTTAATCACAAACCGTATAGGTATAAGTGCCATATAAGGTTATTACCACCCAACCCAACCTAAATCCTTCACTCTTAATTATTAATCTGCTGCCTCTCAAAGTGTTAAATTGTCTGTGGAAAACATCTGTCTTAATTGTACATTCACATGTGTACCTTGTACCACATGGTCGTAATTACGGCgacaatttatttattaacattacCAACGAATTGGCACTTCAAAGTTTtctataaattatattttattagctTTATACAGTTTAACTATGGTTACATTGACCAAATATTCTCACTTACTGTTGTCAACCGTTGTTGGTAATGATGTTTCTGATGTCCTAATAGGTTGGGTACATTTAAAGAAACCTCTCACTTCCCTTGCCTTTACAACTGATGATACCTCACACTGGATACAATAGACTGTAGGAAACATAAAGTCAAATGTTATATCATGATCTTTGATATATTCCTGTTTGTTTTAACACACAAAAGATGACAATATTATCAAAATCATATTATTTATAATCATATATCTTTTATTCCTGGGATTAGGGTGTGGGAGTTGGACTAAAATTTGCAGACTAAAATTAATGAGCATCAGCCCCGCTGGCGGACAGaatattacacacaaaaaagtttacagtacattaatattaaaggagacacaaacccacaGCATTTCCTTAACTCTTATGATGGAAAGatatattataaacattatACACTATACTGGtgtgtggtggggtgggggaggtgggggaggtggggtgaggtggggtgaGGTGGAGTGGCAGAATTAACAATATGAGTGCGAGAACAGTGTTTGTGTCCTGTAACATATGAATGGTGCTACAGCCTTCTATGAAGGACTTATACCTACTTACTTACACTTGCTATACACTGCAGTGTATGATTACTATAAATGAAGCAGAAGCGATATTTGGCTCTCTAGCTGTAGTTATTCACTCTCCTATCTGTTTCCTATCGATGTCTTCATCTATTGAACGCTTCCTGCTCATAAATTCACAGTAACTCTATGAAAAATGTTTGGATTAAACAAATACGTCTATATCCTCTGTTCCATTTAAGTGAAGAAAGGAATGAAAATGCGTGGGATTTTCCCCTTTCGTGATGACGTTTGAATAAATTCAACTTGTTACAAGAGAGGTGAACATCCCAGATATCTATAATGTTCTTTCCATCTCCGTATTACTCCTTATTGGTATGAAAACCGAATGAGATGTTTGGACTAAAACTGCAAAAAATATAGTCGACTTGTAATGAAATCATGAATAATtaagttaaaatgtgttaagTGTCATTAATATGACACCATTACCATATATTTCAATGTCCTTGCTGGCGTCAGATTGGTCAATACTGGTCTACTATGATGACTATATGCTTGTTATAGTTGAAAATACGTTGCTGTCTTATATTCGCGTCTTAAGATGTAGAGTTGTTTCTCTCTGTACAGCTTGGTATGTTTAACTCATATGTACTTATGGCTCATAGGAAGCAATTCACGAATATGCCTGCATTCACAGCTTTAACCGACCATACAGAAATCAGTAATAATTTTAACTGAGTGAAACGAAGCGTTGCGAAGGTAAATCATATCATAATATATTACTATGGTGTAACTTTATTTGTTATTGaagattttatgttatttatatgtACCCCAGGCCATTGTCATTCTTGCTCATGAGCTATTGCTCGTCCTTGTAGATGTTATATTGATAGCATTAGATGAGTAACTAATACTGTGTATTGTAACCCGTTATGTTGCTCTTCAAATCACCAATCACAAACAAATCATCTGTACAAATTTTAGCAAATAAAGTGATTTCGAGTTGAAGAAAAAGGACATTCTCCGCATTTTTCGACCGACTGTGTTCTTTTCTAAGAAATAAAGACAATGTAAGGCCAGGGAAAGTTATTGCTTCCGAGAACCGACATAGCTCTCGACTTCACAGGagattgtaaaataataaaattattaagAACTAAAATATTTCCTGTTACCGAAATCATTTTTAAGTACGAAATTAACATGTATgataatttgttgaaataatttattatCACAGTGTCTATTGTTCTATTACTTATTGAAGCACAAACAAAATTATAGGACATTGACTACAAAAAAAGGCATTTCTTCTTTATAAATGTGACCCAGCCGTTggcttattatatatatatatatatatatatatatatatatatatatatatatatatatatatatatatatatatatatatatatatatgtatatatatatatatatatatatatatatatatatatatatatatatattacgctGAAATAAGGAAAAGCACAAACCGTAAAATATTCTCAGCAAGATCATTTGTAAACTCCGTTTAAAATCCATCTTACAGTCTTGTTTTCTAGTAAGCAGTCCACAGGTTTGCCCTCGAATTTATttccttacatatatatatataagagtaCAAATTGTAAGATGTGAATGATATTGTTATGCATGTCTCCACGGAAACCAAACTTATTATGCTTTTACAATTTCCCGGTTCGAAAAGCTCAAACACGTATACAATAACGGTGAAATTCGAATATGATAAGATTGATTTTTTGACGTGTTGATTAAAATTTAAGACGGACTGCCTAGCACTCCTCAGTTTTCAAAGTTCTATTGTTTGCACGCATATCTTTTTCATAGTGATTTATACGTTGATCAATAACAAATATACTTTCTTTTAATGAGCACACACTATTATTACAGGTTtcatatgaaagaaaataatatcaTGGGTTTACGGGCTACAATGGCTATAGCATACGAAAAGAAAGACAGCGAAGTAAGGTATAACTTTAGCAAAACTCAACATGTTATATTGGATGTGAAATTGTGAGATCGTATATGGTCTTATAAATAGTATTCTATGAAATACAATGGATTTTAACGTGGTCTATGTTCAGTGTAAAATTTGGGCTAGAACACACATGTTGTGTACACTCAAACCATAACTGATCAATGAAAAGGACTGATAGCAGTTGAAAAACATGGGTCTTGATTTGCCTGTAcgaaatatttgaatatattacaCTAGTATACCGTACCTACGCCAACTATGcttaaaagacaaaaatatgtaATGACATTGAAACCATTTTGATGCATATTTGCATTTCTGGTTTAGCATCTCACAGTATCATGTTCATTTCTCCCACTTGCAGATTGGAACACACTTGCCACATTACATTCAGGCATTGGAAAATAAAGGATAAGGGAACCAACCATACGTCCTTGTTGTTTTAGGTATATGTTAACGCCATCACAGATAATTTTGGAGAATATTGCTGTGCTCCAGAAGAGTGTGATTGGTGCAGTTGATGCTCGTCTCAATGGTTGGTATGTTTTAAATGTTGAGCACCCATCCATTGGGCTTACAAATAGTATTCAATGAAATACAATGGATTTCAAGTGGTCTATGTTTGGTGTAAAATTTGGGCTAGAACACACATGTGTACACTCCAACCATAACTGATCAATGTAAAAGGACTGAATCCAGATGATACCAAATACAGATTCATAAGGTATAGGTATTGTGGGGAAATGTGGCaaatcaacttgaatatttggCTGTCAGATCCACCTTTACCCAGTTAAATCTCTCTTTTTGTTTGTGAAAGTTAAAGGGCATTTTTTCCTAGACATTTTAAATGCCGCATTTTATACTTATTATTGAGTGTGCAATAGTAAATACGAAAgtaatgatattttttaaaagttttttttcttcaaggttCAATGAGAGAACTGAAagcagtgtgttttaattttacatCTCTCCTTTCGTCCATAATATGTTAAGTTAGGTCTTTCAAAGCCAATGTAAATCATCATTATCGTCACATGTTATAATTAACCATTATATTTTTACTACTGATACTTAAATATCTAGCATATCTCAACATACTACAGCTTCAGGAGGTTTCACTCCAAACCCTTACCACACCCTTACTCACGGGGCCACCAAAAACATTCCATGATAATTGAAATGTTCTTAGAAATGTATGTTTGTGCTTTAAAATCCTCAGTCCATATTAAATTCTGGAGAAATGTCAATGCTCCCTTTCAAATGCATTTTAAAATGCACAATCGGAAACTATACCTGTTACGCGTTGGTGTATACAATGTCAGCTTTACATATAAAACAAATTGCATTTCGTTGATGCAAATTTTGAAACGTTGCTCGGCTAATCAATGCAGTTGGTCTCAACAAAGCTAACCGAATTAATGTACATCTCATTCCGGCAAAATCAGCTGGCAATCGACTAAATGACCAATGGTCAATATGAGGTCTATTACTGATCTAAAATCTGGAAAATGGGCCCTGAGAGCGGCGTGACTactaccaaaaataaaaaatccacTGCGGCCGACATACTAAATGAAGACGAAGTTGTCTTTCGATGCACGGCCAAAATGTGAATTTAAAAGAAATCATGTACTCAACAGAAAACGCCTGAGACTACCGTATCCGTGCGTTGATCTGGTCATGGGTTAATATGGACTTTCCTCTAGGGGCCATGATATTGCTGCACCACTACTATACGCCACTTTCCCCAGCCCCAGACACCATACAAAACTGGGCAAACTTGACGGCTAAATTTTGGACCTGACTTTTGataatccgaaatgtgcgtgcccccactttttttctGGGCATCATAGATTCATCTTTATTTGTTCATGCTATGGATTTATACCCAACAATTAGATCCCAATCATTTTCCCGACGGATTGAGCTGGATGTGTGCAACCATCGTCCGCCATTTTTTCTCTTGTGATCTACAGCGTGGCATGtttaccggtgctgtggccgagtggataaaggcggtggcatttgacgCAGTGAGGCTTaccaatcgggaggttccgggttcgatatccgaccgggtcatagtaaagtttgttttgcatccaagagcaatctacggtttacccatctgaaatgactaaCTAAATTGGAAATATTCAAACTTAGAGTTAAAATGTTgcattggaagccacccaacgtgtaaaattgtaatccataagcccttgcggatttcttttattatttttatgtcaacgtTACTTTCCATCACACATGTGCCAATCCGCACTATACATCATCAACACATACAGGACACTTTCTGAGTCCCCTACTTGCAAATGTACCCCGTGCAATTTGAACTTATTGgcataacgtttttttttttcaacctgaTATAAAGTGCTAATCTAAGACAATCAAACAATTCTGCTAAAAGAGTTTCTGTTATAGGTTTCCCCATTGCTGATAAGAACCCGGTGttatattatttcaattgaaaacaaaggaaaatgtGCGTATTTGAATACTCACATATGTGACAGCTGTGACTGAAACTATCTCTACGGTTTTTGTTCTGGAAATAAAGAATGAATTTACATCGTCATATTAAGTATCGTCTTGGTTTATGTGTTACTAGGAACTAACACTTTATGCAAAGCCACGACTCGGTGATAGACTTTGTGCAGTCATATGCCTACATGATGTTGCCCATTTATTGTCAAACGGAAAAAATAGGGGAAGCATGCGATAGACGCTTTGTACACTATATATAAGCTTCAACAATAAAGTAAACAGTTACAACCGTTTATCTCAATGTTGCCACAACGACAGTAACCCCTCCGTTTATATGCACAACGCAGGGATTACCTTGTATATGATTATGATCACAACCACAGTTACTTTTTGTAGCATGTGGGATCACATTCTAAGCAACGTtgtgcattttttttctttttggcaaTTCCCATAACTCATTCTGTCAACGAATGCACATCACTTAAATTTACGTGATCTCTGTCTTACTTAATTGGAATTCAAAAATActcaaatgtttgaaatattcaGTTTCATAACGTAGTATTCAACTTAAGCTATAGCGTAGTTCATTATTCTTTCTATAAGCTAGCGCGCTATATGTGTTTTCTACAGTGAAGTGCATCCCTATAGCCGACAAACCGATGGGTAACATGCTACTAACTTTGcctcaaaagtttaaaaagtggGTTTACACTGTCACCTCTGTACCTTACtcatgtttaaaatactgtacgTAAACTTGCTGTGGTATCTTTGTGTGTTTGTACCGGTGGGTGACGAAATGCGGCATTTATTGACATAGCAATCATGTTGCTTCCTTGTATACGTTGTTTCTACATTACAAGAAATCCATATAAGAGTTCTGAGCTCCCGGCTCCAAAAATCCGGTGACCGCAACCCCGGTCGGTGGTTTTCGAATGTTTACTTCCTGATACATGTGATCCCATGCCAAAGTATGTCAGGCTATTATAGGCGAAGGTGGGAATCAATCCCCGGACCTTCTTGTCACAGGCCTAAAGCCATACCAAAACAgacacagtgattctactgatgTTAATGCGTATGAAGGGCTGTAACTATCTGACTATCTGACAATCGACTGATAATCTGACAATGTATAAAGACTTAACACTTTTAGAGGCAACCCAAGCCTTGCATTTTTACAGTAAATATGGTAGAAATGGTTGCAAAACGAATTCAAGTTAAACTTGAAGTAAATATGTAGTCTGTCAGTTACTTCATACTCGTTTTCATCTTTCTCAAACGTGATAATCCAATGTCAATGAGAACCACTATATAGAGAAGATGCAAAAATTAATTGCTCCTTTGAGTGTCCAGATTCTAACTTCCGTATCATTTGGAAATAAAACGAAATCTTAAATGCCATCGTCGGAGAAAggtttatttgaattaataacaaaaatcactaggtttcaaatattttcatttcaggtGTCTATAGCAAATCGCTCATGCATCGGCTACATAGGAAAACGATCATGTCATACTAAACGGAGAAAGTATTGATCGTGAAAGGAGTCACTTACCATTCACTGATACACAGCCCTTCATGTATTGTTTGTTAAATGAGCTTCTAGTTaagtcatataaaaaaaataataataatcactgATGAACAGAAGACTGTCATACTGTAGACTGTAACATACAATAACTAAATCTTACCATTCATTAACTATCGTGAGTAAACACAAtaatcatttaaatttaaacatgtttcgatttctgttatatatatatatatatatatatatatatatatatatatatatatatatatatatatatatatatatataataataataataataataatataacaaaaagataggaaaataaaataaaaaataaataaatatataatataatataacctaaatatcaatatatatatatatatatatataatatatatatatatatatatatatatatatatatatatatatatatatatatatatatatatatatatatatatttgagtgtGTGTGCATAGAAAATAACGGAATAAGATGTTAAACGACTATGCTGCAtgtagagaaaggctggatctcgagtgaaatacaaaaataattggaggtatatatatatatttaaataatacgAAAGAAAACAGCAGAATTGTTAATCGAATAACTAGAATCACTCGAGAGGGAAAGGAGCTCTTATATCATAATCGACATCACTGGGGATTTTAACCATAGTGTCAAGGGTAATGTGGGTAAATATTTGACAACAAATATCTTGACGGGATGTTTTCTCAGGGATCGAAGGTGTTGCCCATTATTTTGTGCATCCACTATCAATTTATAAAGTATGTGTACCTTGTGTATGGTAAAGAATGTTCTTAAAACGGGTACTTTGGCGTTAATTCTATGAACTTTGTAGCCGTGTGTTCCGGTACTATTACGCATAACTAACTTAATTTTGGCTTGGAAGGATTAGGAAGAATTCTTCGGTAACAAGACGTAGAAGTCAGAGTTCTTtgaatatattaatattcagGCATTAGAATTTTAGTAATGATATATCATTTTACTTACAATCTGATCGTATCAGAAAGCTCTCGTCCTGGGTACAAGGTCGTATACATCTAGAAGCAAAGCATCTCAGTGTAGCATTTCGTTGGTTACCAAGGTTAAACGGAAACAAGCAGGTTTGGATCATATTGTCTTCCTTTAGTATTGTACCGTTCGTAGGTAAGTTTACCCATTGGTTGTTTTCTTCAATATTAAGACGTTGTATGAGAACATCAGGGAAAGGGTTTCCGTCGGATGTACAAGTGATGTTAACGTTGCCGTTACTGTCTGCAACCAATATATCGAGTGATGGGTGTTGTGGTACCCATCTTACGGTAGCTGGATCTGTAGACATAGAGGAGAACCGACCTAAATGTATCATTGTTCTTTGAGATTTGGTAAAATCTATCTTAAAAAGTACCAAATTATCgtgtcatttatttaaaaaatgtttaccTATTATTGCGGGCGAACTTATGCCCTTCTGTTGGACATTACAGTGGACTATTAAGTTTGTATCGTCGTTGATCGACGAAACATGGGTAAGAGTAATGAACACACAATATGACATGTTGATAATTTAGACGAAGTGTGCGTTATGAGAAATAGTTTGTTTACTAGGAAGCAAGATACTACGAAAACATTGCTGTTCTTTGTTAAATGTATATATCactagtgcctatatttgcgaTGTGCAAACTTACAACAGACTTACACAGGACTTTCATCTGTACGGTGTCGAACGCATTAAGTTCATTCTTCACTAGGCACTTCAGGGTTTGATCATGATGTCTTCGTTTGGCTACAAAAGAAACGTTGCTACATGATGACGATATTTGTTCGGAAATCACGTTATTTGTACTTCTTGTTTTCTCCCAAAGAAGTTTGCTGCCAATTGTCCAAAGGAATGATGCAGTGTGCATTGTATCTGTCGATTTACTACAGCACTCCGCTGATGCGATCTCGTCTTCCCATACAGTTGAGACATCAACGATTTGCGGGACatctttaatgaaaatattttaaatctaGTGAATAGTTATCAATTCAAGTAAACCTTTCTCCGAGGATGACAATTTTTAAATACACATCTGATAATATATGAACATACCTTGCACATTTATTAACCATTGACACGTTTCCGGCTCCCCCGAGACAAGATACAACTTATGGCAAGTATAGCTTCCCCCATCTTTGAATGTAGTATTCGTGATTTGTA is a genomic window containing:
- the LOC139977896 gene encoding uncharacterized protein; the protein is MNTRRQCSQWMTILEVWIFMVTVQCQGEPLLVVLEEDVEINCYFESADSDFLIIWKGGNLEPLTHRFDESVIKKDDRRISTIGTNGRTTRLQITNTTFKDGGSYTCHKLYLVSGEPETCQWLINVQDVPQIVDVSTVWEDEIASAECCSKSTDTMHTASFLWTIGSKLLWEKTRSTNNVISEQISSSCSNVSFVAKRRHHDQTLKCLVKNELNAFDTVQMKVLYPATVRWVPQHPSLDILVADSNGNVNITCTSDGNPFPDVLIQRLNIEENNQWVNLPTNGTILKEDNMIQTCLFPFNLGNQRNATLRCFASRCIRPCTQDESFLIRSD